A genome region from Candidatus Komeilibacteria bacterium CG_4_10_14_0_2_um_filter_37_10 includes the following:
- a CDS encoding YebC/PmpR family DNA-binding transcriptional regulator — protein sequence MSGHSKWATTKRAKEAKDVKRSGAFTKLAKAISIAARDGADPNANFKLRMAIDRARKYSLPKDNIDRAIKTGSGGDGSTIMEELVYEAYGPAGSALIIEIITDNKNRTAGDVRHLIAKMGGNLATSGAVMWMFLRRGVIYLANVSISDDQELQLIDAGAVDISQESDGVVIYTEIVDLNKVRETAEQLGLTVNDSGLEYIAKDKVKIAEPEKIMNLMEALDDLDDVQEVYTNIEL from the coding sequence ATGTCCGGTCATTCTAAATGGGCAACAACCAAAAGAGCAAAAGAAGCCAAAGACGTTAAGCGCAGTGGCGCGTTTACTAAGCTAGCCAAAGCGATTTCTATTGCTGCGAGAGACGGCGCTGATCCTAACGCTAATTTTAAATTAAGAATGGCGATTGATCGAGCTCGTAAGTATAGTCTTCCTAAAGACAACATTGATCGTGCTATTAAAACTGGCAGCGGCGGAGATGGTAGTACTATTATGGAAGAGTTGGTCTATGAGGCTTATGGACCAGCGGGCAGCGCTTTGATTATTGAAATTATTACTGATAATAAAAATCGTACTGCCGGTGACGTCCGGCATCTGATCGCAAAAATGGGTGGTAATCTAGCTACTAGCGGAGCAGTGATGTGGATGTTTTTACGACGGGGAGTTATTTACTTAGCCAACGTCAGTATCAGCGATGATCAAGAGCTACAATTGATTGATGCTGGTGCCGTAGATATTAGCCAAGAGAGCGACGGCGTGGTTATTTATACAGAGATTGTTGATTTGAATAAAGTTCGCGAAACAGCAGAACAGCTAGGTTTAACAGTTAATGATAGTGGTTTGGAGTATATTGCCAAGGATAAAGTCAAAATAGCGGAACCAGAAAAAATCATGAACTTAATGGAAGCGCTGGATGATTTGGATGATGTTCAAGAAGTCTATACTAATATTGAATTGTAA
- a CDS encoding crossover junction endodeoxyribonuclease RuvC, producing the protein MVWERPKKLVVLGIDPGFADTGFGVVSSSDNKMKAMAFGSLKTKVNLDFGQRLLIIETGINKLIQQYQPDCLVVEQLFFCKNVTTALKVGQARGVVLLAAARMNLPVMEFTPLQVKQGLTGYGAASKNQVGQMVKLLLALDKVPQPDDAADALAMAICGIHSYKLKKIR; encoded by the coding sequence ATGGTCTGGGAGCGACCAAAAAAACTTGTTGTCTTAGGAATCGATCCCGGCTTTGCTGATACTGGTTTCGGTGTTGTTAGTAGCAGCGATAATAAAATGAAAGCCATGGCCTTTGGTTCTCTTAAGACCAAAGTTAATCTTGATTTTGGTCAAAGATTACTTATTATTGAAACTGGCATCAATAAATTAATTCAGCAGTATCAACCCGATTGTTTGGTAGTAGAACAACTGTTTTTTTGTAAAAATGTGACCACGGCGTTAAAGGTGGGACAAGCAAGGGGAGTGGTTTTATTAGCGGCAGCCAGAATGAATTTACCAGTGATGGAGTTTACCCCCCTGCAAGTTAAACAAGGCTTGACCGGCTATGGAGCTGCTAGCAAAAACCAGGTTGGTCAAATGGTTAAATTATTATTAGCTTTGGATAAAGTACCACAACCCGATGACGCCGCCGATGCTTTAGCTATGGCTATTTGCGGTATTCATAGTTATAAATTAAAGAAAATTAGATGA